One part of the Sphingobium yanoikuyae genome encodes these proteins:
- a CDS encoding O-antigen ligase family protein, protein MASTPWHRDIPAPVLTRPGVAAIKKTESARLILVAQIFYFTFLMLVFIGQQPFASRTQDELVAMAQENNGSDLFKQALFIGFAMLLTGVQLIRRYPPRYRFTLWPLAIMLAWFFITCSWGVDPFVSFKRAMQQLIVIYITFSALSLIGPERLLQALRYALILSLIICWVSLPLTSAAVHPPTESDKALIGAWRGFFFHKNIAGAVMALTFMVAANAWVDTKKWYYALFSVMAFVFVIGTKSKTSLALSFAILGVCAVYRALSDSTQKRAVLLIMVALGMVGVLWLYVAFQPVVERIFADPTSFTGRVSIWEVDLAYLKDHPFLGAGFGGFWQVGDRSPSLDYLNQAFQTLTAHSHNGYLEILVTTGPLGLIMLLLTFLALPAIWFLTGATPQNRPIMVPCFAIWVFVLYQNLLETSFFDKDRQVWVIFLAAIAAAHATYKARPLPQWRRRFLARPEASHG, encoded by the coding sequence ATGGCAAGCACCCCCTGGCACCGTGACATTCCCGCCCCGGTCCTGACCCGGCCGGGCGTCGCCGCCATCAAGAAGACCGAAAGCGCACGGCTGATCCTGGTCGCCCAGATCTTCTATTTCACCTTCCTGATGCTGGTCTTCATCGGCCAGCAGCCCTTCGCCTCGCGCACCCAGGATGAACTGGTGGCCATGGCGCAGGAAAATAACGGATCGGACCTGTTCAAGCAGGCCCTGTTCATCGGCTTTGCCATGCTGCTGACCGGCGTGCAGCTGATCCGCCGCTATCCGCCACGCTATCGCTTCACGCTCTGGCCGCTGGCCATCATGCTCGCCTGGTTCTTCATCACCTGCAGCTGGGGCGTCGATCCCTTCGTATCGTTCAAGCGGGCGATGCAACAGTTGATCGTGATCTACATCACCTTCAGCGCGCTCAGCCTGATCGGCCCCGAAAGGCTGCTCCAGGCACTGCGCTACGCGCTGATCCTGTCCCTCATCATCTGCTGGGTCTCGCTGCCCTTGACCTCGGCGGCGGTCCATCCACCGACCGAGAGCGACAAGGCGCTGATCGGCGCCTGGCGCGGCTTCTTCTTCCACAAAAATATTGCCGGTGCGGTCATGGCGCTTACCTTCATGGTCGCGGCCAATGCCTGGGTCGATACCAAGAAATGGTATTATGCCCTCTTCTCGGTAATGGCCTTCGTCTTCGTGATCGGGACCAAGAGCAAGACCTCACTCGCCTTGTCCTTCGCCATCCTGGGCGTCTGCGCCGTCTATCGGGCACTGAGCGATTCCACCCAGAAACGGGCCGTGCTGCTGATCATGGTCGCGCTCGGCATGGTCGGGGTGCTGTGGCTCTATGTCGCCTTCCAGCCGGTAGTGGAGCGGATCTTCGCCGACCCCACCTCCTTCACCGGCCGGGTGTCCATCTGGGAAGTAGACCTTGCCTATCTCAAGGATCATCCCTTCCTGGGTGCGGGTTTCGGCGGCTTCTGGCAGGTCGGCGATCGCAGCCCCTCGCTCGATTATCTCAACCAGGCGTTCCAGACGCTGACCGCCCATTCGCACAATGGCTATCTGGAAATCCTGGTGACGACCGGACCGCTGGGCCTCATCATGCTGCTGCTCACCTTTCTGGCGCTGCCCGCCATCTGGTTCCTGACCGGGGCGACGCCGCAGAACCGGCCGATCATGGTGCCCTGCTTCGCGATCTGGGTCTTCGTCCTCTACCAGAATCTGCTGGAAACCTCGTTCTTCGACAAGGATCGGCAGGTCTGGGTGATCTTCCTGGCGGCCATCGCCGCTGCCCACGCCACCTACAAGGCCCGCCCGCTGCCGCAGTGGCGCCGCCGCTTTCTTGCCCGCCCGGAGGCTTCCCATGGCTAA
- a CDS encoding WecB/TagA/CpsF family glycosyltransferase yields MSLEQAIPRQPLQQPVSTPEEIALIGGIPVSTLSLDALIDRMLGEAPLRRALEQRPLLIFDCNGQGLSMNATDKGFRDNLAQADLIHADGQIVVAASRWVGQPPIADRSSTTDMFIDSLVPAAKAGVSYYLLGGEEKVNAACADRIVEMAPGLTVAGRRNGFWKPEEEDAVIDAINAAAPDVLWVGTGKPREQAFCVRNRDRIKAGWIVTCGGLFNYITGDYPRAPMWMQRNGLEWLHRMGTRPKELAWRYITTNPHALWLIWKHRHG; encoded by the coding sequence ATGAGCCTGGAGCAGGCCATTCCCCGTCAGCCGCTGCAACAGCCCGTATCCACGCCGGAGGAAATCGCCCTGATCGGCGGCATTCCGGTGTCGACCCTGTCGCTCGACGCGCTGATCGACCGGATGCTGGGCGAGGCGCCGCTGCGCCGCGCGCTAGAGCAGCGCCCGCTGCTGATCTTCGACTGCAATGGCCAGGGCCTGTCGATGAACGCCACGGACAAGGGCTTTCGCGACAATCTGGCCCAGGCGGACCTGATCCATGCCGATGGCCAGATCGTCGTCGCCGCCTCGCGCTGGGTCGGCCAGCCGCCGATCGCCGATCGGTCGAGCACCACCGACATGTTCATCGACAGCCTGGTGCCCGCAGCCAAGGCGGGGGTCAGCTACTATCTGCTCGGCGGCGAGGAGAAGGTGAACGCCGCCTGCGCCGATCGGATCGTCGAGATGGCACCGGGCCTTACCGTCGCGGGGCGCCGCAACGGCTTCTGGAAGCCGGAGGAAGAAGATGCGGTGATCGACGCGATCAACGCGGCCGCGCCCGACGTCCTGTGGGTCGGCACCGGCAAGCCGCGCGAGCAGGCCTTTTGCGTGCGTAATCGCGATCGCATCAAGGCCGGCTGGATCGTAACCTGCGGCGGCCTGTTCAACTATATCACCGGCGACTATCCGCGCGCGCCGATGTGGATGCAGCGCAATGGCCTGGAATGGCTGCACCGCATGGGCACCCGGCCCAAGGAACTGGCCTGGCGCTATATCACCACCAATCCCCATGCCCTGTGGCTGATCTGGAAGCACCGCCATGGCTGA
- a CDS encoding P-loop NTPase family protein, whose product MRLRSTASAHPHLTAGATTGLKPRARDTKDFAQLAVEHGFLAETDIGRIEAHGHAAGQPFQQAAIDLGLLDPETAGIILAMQGGFPLLAAGDQRVDPLVVSAFDPADAYAAKVRTIRAKMRAAAKDSDGAALRLAILSIDAGDEAAILAANLAVVMAQMDGQTMLVDVDIDRPSLDRLFRVANKAGLAEQLLGSAALLPAARTAVDGLWLMTAGRASGSASSLVTKGPLADTAAGWGLHDTSMLFYLAQRRGEQTPFGSILAGFDAVTIVARRGETAIADMRRVIDDLDRHNISIAGSVIA is encoded by the coding sequence ATGAGACTGCGTTCCACGGCTAGTGCCCATCCCCATCTGACCGCCGGCGCCACGACCGGCCTCAAGCCCCGCGCCCGCGATACCAAGGATTTCGCGCAACTCGCGGTCGAACATGGCTTCCTCGCCGAAACCGACATCGGCCGGATCGAAGCCCATGGCCATGCCGCCGGCCAGCCCTTCCAGCAGGCGGCGATCGACCTTGGCCTGCTCGATCCCGAGACGGCGGGCATCATCCTCGCCATGCAGGGCGGCTTCCCGCTGCTGGCGGCCGGCGACCAGCGGGTCGATCCGCTGGTGGTCAGCGCCTTCGACCCCGCGGATGCCTATGCCGCCAAGGTCCGCACCATCCGCGCCAAGATGCGCGCGGCGGCAAAGGACAGCGACGGCGCGGCCCTGCGCCTTGCCATCCTGTCGATCGATGCGGGTGACGAGGCCGCAATCCTTGCCGCCAATCTCGCCGTCGTGATGGCGCAGATGGACGGGCAGACGATGCTGGTCGATGTCGATATCGACCGTCCCTCGCTCGACCGGCTGTTCCGCGTCGCCAACAAGGCCGGCCTGGCCGAACAATTGCTGGGCAGCGCCGCGCTGCTGCCTGCCGCACGCACGGCGGTCGATGGCCTCTGGCTGATGACCGCCGGCCGGGCATCGGGCAGCGCATCCAGCCTGGTGACCAAGGGGCCGCTGGCGGACACCGCCGCCGGCTGGGGCCTGCATGACACGTCGATGCTCTTCTACCTCGCCCAGCGGCGCGGCGAGCAGACGCCGTTCGGCTCCATTCTGGCGGGCTTCGATGCCGTCACTATCGTCGCCCGGCGCGGCGAGACCGCGATCGCCGACATGCGCCGCGTGATCGACGATCTGGACCGTCATAATATCAGCATCGCAGGGAGCGTGATCGCATGA
- a CDS encoding GNVR domain-containing protein: protein MTMNPLDLAAAVKARWRVAAMIGGALFLLIAVAAFMQSRQYMATTSLMLDLSQTDPTDTTQNQGRVEVDSILGTQTDIIRSAKVINAVAKEAGFIDALPADMPADARLQQAAARVRAGLLVTTGRQSNVLQIQYLDPDPQVAARVANLAAQIYMREQVELRASPARTSAKWFNEQTADVRRRYEDAQKRLSDFQRAHDIIGINRMDLEAEKLKNMSYQLTQAQAEAAAARGKAGAGSVSDIEGSLIVQNLQEQVAAQSAKVQELGKTLGPNHPTMAAASAQLSELQAKLGAARASQAGAVSANSVAASRREGDLKSNMASQEDRMIRMSDVQDQLMVMQRDVDAARQTYDTVRQRFNEAALKSQISQPNASLLDEATVPLLPAKPNLLLWLVGGIALGLVGGIAAVILIEIAQPRVRSAAGVARATEVEVITELLPAPARGGWLPKRQEAA from the coding sequence ATGACGATGAACCCCCTGGACCTTGCCGCCGCCGTCAAGGCGCGCTGGCGGGTCGCCGCGATGATCGGCGGCGCCCTGTTCCTGCTGATCGCAGTCGCGGCCTTCATGCAGTCGCGGCAATATATGGCGACGACCTCGCTGATGCTGGACCTGTCGCAGACCGATCCGACCGACACGACCCAGAATCAGGGCCGGGTCGAGGTGGACTCGATCCTGGGCACCCAGACCGACATCATCCGCAGCGCCAAGGTGATCAATGCGGTCGCAAAGGAAGCGGGCTTCATCGACGCGCTGCCCGCGGACATGCCGGCCGATGCCCGCCTGCAACAGGCCGCCGCGCGCGTGCGGGCCGGGCTGCTGGTGACCACCGGCCGCCAGAGCAACGTGCTGCAGATCCAGTATCTCGATCCCGATCCGCAGGTCGCCGCCCGCGTCGCCAACCTCGCCGCGCAGATCTACATGCGCGAGCAGGTGGAACTGCGCGCCTCGCCGGCGCGCACCTCGGCCAAATGGTTCAACGAACAGACCGCCGACGTGCGCCGCCGCTATGAGGATGCGCAGAAGCGCCTGTCCGACTTCCAGCGTGCCCATGACATTATCGGCATCAACCGCATGGATCTTGAGGCCGAGAAGCTGAAGAACATGTCCTATCAGCTCACCCAGGCCCAGGCCGAAGCCGCCGCCGCGCGCGGCAAGGCCGGCGCCGGTTCGGTGTCCGACATCGAAGGCTCGCTGATCGTCCAGAATTTGCAGGAACAGGTCGCGGCCCAGTCGGCCAAGGTGCAGGAACTGGGCAAGACGCTTGGTCCGAACCATCCGACCATGGCCGCCGCTTCGGCGCAATTGTCCGAACTCCAGGCCAAGCTTGGCGCCGCCCGCGCCAGCCAGGCCGGTGCGGTCAGCGCCAACAGCGTCGCCGCCAGCCGCCGCGAGGGCGACCTCAAGTCGAACATGGCGTCGCAGGAAGACCGCATGATCCGCATGTCGGACGTGCAGGACCAGTTGATGGTCATGCAGCGCGACGTCGATGCGGCCCGCCAGACCTATGACACGGTGCGCCAGCGCTTCAACGAAGCGGCGCTCAAGAGCCAGATCTCGCAGCCCAATGCCAGCCTGCTCGACGAGGCCACCGTGCCGCTGCTGCCCGCCAAGCCCAACCTGCTGCTCTGGCTGGTGGGCGGCATCGCCCTTGGCCTGGTCGGCGGCATCGCGGCGGTCATCCTGATCGAAATCGCCCAGCCCCGCGTCCGCTCCGCCGCCGGCGTGGCCCGCGCGACCGAGGTCGAAGTCATCACCGAATTGCTGCCTGCCCCCGCACGGGGCGGCTGGCTCCCCAAGCGACAGGAGGCCGCATGA